AGCAGGCCTCTTGCCCGCAGACTTGCCGGCGTTCCGACACGGCTACTCCCGGGGACAGGAGTTCTGGCTCAACGAGCAACCCAATCCCTACTATCGCCGGCATCTGCTGCTGCACGAAGGCACGCACAGCTTCATGTTCACGCTGCTCGGGAGCGGCGGCCAGAACTGGTATAGCGAGGGCATGGCGGAACTGATGGCCACCCACCACTGGGACGACCAGGGCCTCAAGTTGGCGTACTTTCCACGGTCGCGCGAGGACGTCCCGGAACTCGGGCGCATCAAGCTGGTGCAAGATTCCTTAGTGGTCGGCAACGCCATGCACGTCGCCCAAGTGCTGCGCTTCGGGCCCGAGGCCCATCAGCAGAACGACGGCTATGCCTGGTGTTGGGCGTTGGCGGCGTTTCTCGACTCCCATCCGCGCTATCAAGCACGCTTTCGCCAATTGCCGGCGCTGGTGAACTCGTTGGAATTCAACGAGGAGTTCCTGCGGCTGTTCAAGGACGATTTGAAAATCCTGTTCGAGGATTGGCAGGTGTTTGTCGCCAATCTGGAACACGCCTACGCCGTGGACCGGATGATCGTCGATTTCACGCCCGGCCAGCCGCTGCCGGCGGATGGCGTCGAGTTGAAAATCCCCGCCGACCAGGGCTGGCGCAATACGGGTTGGAAACTCGAGGCGGGCCAGCGCTACCAGGTTGAAGCCTCGGGACGCTATCAATTGGGCACTGAACCGGTAATCTGGTGGAGTGAGCCGGGCGGAGTGTCCATCCGCTATTATCATGCGGAACCACTCGGCAAACTGCTGGCGGTCGTCCGCCCGGACGGCGCTCCGGCAGACGCCCGCAGCGCCTTCCTGAAGCCGCTCGGAATTGGTTTACACGGCGAGATCGCCCCGGAGGTCTCGGGCACCCTGTACCTGCGGATCAACGATTCCGCCGGTGAATTGACCGACAACGTCGGGGAAGCGGATGTAAAGGTGAAGGAGATGCGGCCTGGCACTTGATGTCGGTAGAACGTGCTAGGATTCGGATTCGACGAATCGTGAAGTGGGCCGTTTTTCTTCGTTCTCTTGGATTTCCATGCGCGTTGTTGTAATGGGGACTGGGCCGTTCGCTGTGCCGATGTTGCGGGCGATGTATGAAAGCGCGCACGAGGTCGTGGCGTTGGTCACGCAGCCCACCAGGCCGTCCCATCGACGCGGCGGCGACCCGCCAAACCCCATGCGTGTCTTGGCGACCGAACACGGCACGCCGGTGCTCGATCCTGAGAGCGTGAACGCGCCCGAGGCGCGGGCCGCCGTGGCCGCATTGCAGCCGGAACTGTTGCTCGTGGCCGATTACGGCCAAATCCTCGCGCCGGAAACGCTGGCCGCCGCGCCGCGCGGCGGCATCAACCTGCACGCTTCCCTGTTGCCCAAATACCGCGGCGCCGCGCCGATCAATTGGGCGATCTACCACGGCGAACAAATCACCGGCGTCACGCTGATCCATATGACGCCGGGCCTCGATGCCGGGCCATGCCTGGCACAGGCCACCGCGACGATCGGCCCGGAAGACACGGCCGCGGACGTCGAACCACGGCTCGCTCAACTTGGCGCGACGCTGGTGCGCAAGGTCGTCGATCGCATGGCCGCGGGCGAAGCGCTTCCCGGCATCGCGCAGAACTCTGCGGAAGCCACCCGCGCGCGGCGACTTCTCAAGACCGACGGGGCCATCGATTGGTCGCGGAAAGCGTCCGAGCTCAAGAACCAGGTCCGCGCGCTCGAACCTTGGCCCAAAACCTACACCTACTGGCATCGCGCCGGCGGCCCGCCGATGCGGCTGATCCTCGGGCACGTCCAGGCCGTCACCACTGTCCGCTTCGACGTGCCGCCCGGAACGGTCGTCGTGGCCCAATCCGGCGGAATTATCCCCGTCCGTCCCGACCTGGAAGTCGAGATTCCGATTCGCCTGCCCCGTTCGGAAGGGGAATTGGTCATCGCCACGGGCGACCGCGGTCTGTCAATTCTCTCCCTCCAGCCAGCCGGAAAGCGCCTGATGCTGGTCGATGAGTTCCTGCGAGGGCACGGCGTCCAGATCGGCGACCGTTTCGGACCGGAATTGGGCGGCGTTTCAGGATGATTGCCCCGCCACCCCTCGCTTGGGCGGCGCAGGTTAAGGTAACATGATGGGTTCCCAGGAAGGATCAGGGGAGGACTCGACATGCTCCGTAACATGGACGTCTGGCAGTGGGTGTTGTTGGCCGTGGCGGCGTTCATCGCGGTGACGAGCCTGGTGCGGCTGATGCGCGCCCGGAGCGACACCGTCGCCCGGGAATTCCGCCAACAGGCGGCGGCGGAGCGAGCCAAGAAGGCGAGCGAAGAGTCCGACAAGAAACGACGCGGGGCGGCCTAAGGGAACAGTGAGCACACGCCAGGATCATGGGTAAACGGCTTTACATCGAGACCGTCGGCTGTCAGATGAACATGCTCGATAGCGAGCTGGTGGTGGCCAGTCTGCGCAAAGTGGGCTACGAATTGGTCGATTCGCCCCGCCTCGCCGACACGATCCTCTTCAACACCTGCAGCGTCCGGCAGCACGCCGAAGACAAAATCTATAGCGCCCTCGGCCGCCTGAAACACGCCAAGCAGCAGCATCCCGGCAAGATCATCGGCGTGTTGGGCTGCATGGCCCAGAAAGATCAGAAGCTGATCTTCGACCGCGCCCCGTTCGTCGATCTGGTCGTCGGCCCCGGGCAATTGCACCAGATTCCCGCGCTGCTGGAAGAAATCGCCGCCGGCAGCGGTCAGCGGATGGAAGTCAGCCTGGATCGCACCCGCGGCTCGCGGCGCGAAGTCGAGGAAAGCTTCGAGAGCTACGACCCGCTCCGCGATCCGCAAATGCGGCCGACGCCCTACCAGGCGTTCGTGCGGATTATGATCGGGTGCGACAAGTTCTGCACGTATTGCATCGTGCCGAAAGTGCGTGGTCCAGAACAAAGCCGTTCGCCGCGACAGATCGAGATGGAAGTCCGGCGACTGGCCGACGAGGGTTGCCGGGAAATCACCTTGCTGGGGCAAACCGTCAACAGCTATCGCTACCTGGAAGACGGGCGGATGCACCGCCTGTGCGATCTGATCGAGCGATTGCACGACGTCGCAGGCATCGATCGCATCAAGTTCGTCACGAACTACCCGAAGGATATGACCGACGACCTGTTGCAGGTGGTGCGCGACTTGCCGAAGTGTTCGCACTACTTGCACGTGCCGGTGCAGAGCGGATCGAACCCCGTGCTGAAACGCATGAAGCGAGGCTACACGGTGGAAGAATACCGCGAAATGCTCGCCCGCGTGCGGTCCACGATTCCGGACTCCGCCGTGACCAGCGATTTCATCGTCGGCTTCTGCGGTGAGACGGACGAAGACTTCCAGCTAACCGTCGACCTGCTCCAGGAAGGCCGCTTCAAGAACAGCTTCATCTTCAAATACAGCGAGCGCCCCGGCACGAAAGGGGCGGAACTGTTCGCCGACGACGTGCCGGAGGACGTGAAGAAGCATCGCAATCACGTGCTGCTGGAACTGCAAAGCCAAATCAGCGAAGAAGACAACCAGCACTTCCTCGGTCGGACGGAAACCGTGCTGGTGGAAGGGCCGAGCAAGGCGAGCCAAAAACACGAGTCCGACGGACCGATCCTGCAACTCACCGGGCGGACGAATTGCGATCGGATCGTGGTCTTCGAAGGCAATCGCCGGCAAATCGGCCAGTTCCTACCGGTCGCCATCTACGACGCCAACGCCTTCACGCTCTTCGGCGCCGTCGTCACGGAGGAAGTCGGTCCGGAGGTCTACGGAATCTCGTTAAGGAGCTAACTACACCCGCAGAAGAAACTACACTAGCCCGACGCGCAAGCGAGGGGGAGTTGACGTCGAATTCGAGTAGACGTCTACCCTTAAATGGCGTCCGCACCCCCTCGCTTGCGCGTCGGGCTAGTATATGAGATTCCGCGTGAATACTTAGCAGGCGATGCATGCTGAGGCGCGGATACTCATCACTCCGCACGCATCACTCCTTAAAGGCCGACCCGCACCGCCGCCGCCATGCAGATCGAAGCCATCCATCGCTACTTGGACCACCCGACGGAGGCGGCGGGGTGGTTCCATTCTTTGGGTCTGCACGATGCCGGCCGGGCGCATTGGAACTTCGTCCACATGGCCACGGCCGGGGTTACGCTGGACCTGTTGGCCGACATCGCCGGACAATTGGAGCAACATCTGCCCGGCCTGAGCGATCCGGACATGGCGCTCAACAACCTGGACAAGTTCGTATGTGCTTCGCTGAATCCGCTGTCGACCGTGGCGCTCTTCGAGCGCGACCGCGAAGCGTTGCCAACGCTCTTACAGATGCTCTCGACGAGCCAGCATTTCAGCGACTTGCTGATTGTCGACAGCGCCGCCTATGACTTGCTCCGCATCACCGAAGGCATGCCGGTGCGGCGCGAGACGCTTGTCGAAGAACTCGCGGCCGAAGTCACCGCCCTCGCTGGCGACGATGAAGCCGTGATGCTGACGCTGCGGCGCTTCAAACGCCGCGAGAGCCTGCGCATCGCCTACGGCGATATCGTCCGCGGGCAGACGCTCGAATCCGTCACCGCACAGATCTCCCATCTCGCCGACGCCATCGTCGAAGGCGCTGTCCGCGCGGCACGGAAAAAACTCGTGATCAAATGGGGCGTACCACGTACTGAATATGGGGCGCCGGCGCGGTTCGTCGTACTGGCGATGGGCAAGCTCGGCGGTGTGGAGTTGAACTATTCCAGCGACATTGATCTCATCTTCCTCTACGACCAGGCGGGCAAGACCGACGGCGATCGGGCAATGACGAACCAGGAGTTCTTCGATCGCCTCGCCCGCGAGGTGATGCGATCGTTGACCGAAATGACCGGACAAGGCATCGCCTACCGTGTCGATCTGCGGCTGCGGCCCGAAGGGGAACGCGGCCCCATGGTCAGCAGCCTGGAAAGCGCCCTGCACTATTACGACATCCTCGGCCGCACCTGGGAACGCCAGGCGTACGTGAAAGCCCGCGCCGCGGCCGGCGATCTCGGTCTCGGGGCAGAGTTTCTCGGACGGCTCGATCCCTGGATCTACCGCCGCTATCTCGGGCTGGCTGATATCGCCGGCATCAAGGCGCTCAAGCGCCGCATCGAACAACGGGCCATCCGCGAACGCGCCGACCTGCGCAACGTCAAAACCGGGCACGGCGGCATTCGCGATATCGAATTCGCCATTCAGTTCCTGCAACTCTTGAACGGCGGCGACCTGCCGGAACTGCGGACCGGCAATACGTTGCAGGCGATCGCCCGGCTGGAGGAAGTCGGCTGCCTGACGCATCAAGAGCGGATGCTGCTCGAAGACAACTACGGCTTCCTGCGAAAAATCGAACATCGCCTGCAGATCATGTTCGACCTGCAAACGCACTTGTTGCCGGAGGCCGCCCACGAGCTTCGCAAGTTGGCGATCCGCATGGGCTACAAGGACAAACCGGAGCAATCCGCTCTGGCAGCCTTCGAAGCCGATTACAAGACGCGTACGGCCGTGAATCGGCGGATCCTCGATCACCTGCTGCACGACGCCTTCGGCGATGACGCCGAAGCGGAGCCGGAAGTGGACCTGGTTCTCGATCCCGCGCCGGCCCCGGAACGTATCGCGCAGGTGCTATCGAAGTACGGCTTCAAAGACGTCGAGCCGGCGTATCGCAACCTGAACGCCCTGGCGACGGAGCGGATTCGCTTTCTGTCGACGCGGCGTTGCCGGCATTTTTTGGCCTCGATCTCGCCAGCGTTATTACGTGCCATTGCGGCGACGCCCGATCCTGACTCCACGCTCGTCAACCTCGAAAAAGTCAGCGACTCCCTCGGCGGCAAAGGGGTCCTCTGGGAACTATTCAGCTTCAATCCACCGACGCTCAAGTTGTACGTAGAATTGTGCGCGTCGAGTTCGTTCTTGTCCGGAATGCTCATCAGCAACCCAGGCATGATCGACGAATTGATGGACAGCCTGGTCCTCAACAAGTTGCCCAAGCTGGAATCGCTGCGCCGCGCGCTCGCGGAATTGACCCGCGCGGCCGAAGACCTGGACCCGATTCTGCACAGCTTCAAAAGCTCGCAGCAACTCCGCGTAGGCGTGCGGGATATCCTTGGCAAGGACGACATTCAAACCACGACCGGCGTGCTCAGCGACATCGCGCAGGCCTGCCTGGAGCAAATCACGGAGATCGAATACGCCGGCCTCGCCGCGAAATACGGCGAGCCCACCATCTCCGAAGGCCCTCGCGCCGGCGAACGGGCGGAGCTAGTGATCGCCGCCCTCGGCAAATTCGGCGGGCGCGAACTGAACTACCATAGCGACCTGGACATCGTGTTTCTGTTCGAGGCCGACGGCCAAACGGCGCACCCAAAACGCTCCAAGCGCACCGATACTACCAGCAATCAGCACTTCTTCGGCGAACTGGGACAACGAATTATCAAAGTCGCCAACCGGCTGGGGCCCTACGGCCGGCTGTATGAGATCGACCCGCGACTGCGGCCAACCGGCAAGAGCGGCGCGTTGGCGACGACGTTCGGAGAATTCGCCCGCTACTACGCTTCCGGCGACGGCCAGTTCTGGGAGCGGCAAGCGCTCTGCCGCGCGCGGGTCGTGTACGGCGAAGCCAAGGCGTCGCGCCACGCTCAGCAGTTGATCGAGGCCGCGGCGTTCGAGCATGAGTGGAATGACTCACTCGTCATGTCTATTCGCGGCATGCGCAAGCGTTTGGAAGAAGCGGCGCCGGCCGGCAATCTCAAGCGCGGCCGCGGCGGAATTGTGGACATTGAATTCCTCGTCCAAATGTTGCAACTCCGCCACGGGTCCGAAAACATCGCCGTCCGCACCGCGAACACGCTCGACGCCTTGCGCGCTTGCACGGAACAAGACATCCTCAGCAGCGAAGACGGTTCCTTCTTCGCCGAAAGTTATCGCTTTTTGCGGACCGTCGAAGCGCGGCTGCGACTGATGCACTCCACGTCCCGCAATGATCTGCCGACCGACGCAACGGAACTGCTGAAACTGGCACGCCTCGTCGGTTGCGGCGACGCCGAACAACTCCACGCGCGGTGCCAGCAAATGATGGACGAAACCCGCCGCCGCTTCGACGCGATCTTCGATCAGGCCGCGAATCGGTAAGCGCTCCCCATGGCCTCTCTCGCCCATTATCATCGTCCTGAGCGTCTCAATATTGGCGCACGCGTCAAGCTCGGCGAAGACCGGCTGCCGCTCTTGCTGACTGGCATCGCGGGCGTCGCCGGCTACAACGCGCTGCACTACTTTCGCGCTCGCTATCCAGGGCAAGTGATCGGCATTCGCCAGCGCGACAATTGGCGGCTGGTCGGCGAAGGGGTCGAAGTCTGCAACGCCGAGGACGAAGCCGGGCTACGGGAATTGTTTCAGCGATACAAGTTTCGCGCCGTCCTGGATTGCGCCGGTAACTGCGCACTCAAATCGTGCGAGCTCGACCCGGAGATGGCCTGGCGGATCAACGTCGAAGGCGTGCGAGACCTCATCAAACTCACGGTCGACGCAGAGATTCGCTTCGTCCACCTCTCAATCGACCTGGTCTACTCCGGCACAAAGTCAGGCTGGCATGTCGAGACCGACGCCACGGACCCCGTGACCGAGTACGGCAAAACGATGGTCGCCGCCGAAGATTTGATCCTCGAAACCGATCCCGCGGCCTGCGTCCTGCGCATTTCGCTTCCCATGGGCGTGAGTTTCAACGGGCACGCGGGGGCCATCGACTGGATTCAGTCTCGTTTCAAAAAGCACCGCCCCGCCACGCTCTACTACGACGAGCTGCGGACGCCGACGTACACGGATTGCCTGAATGAATTGTGCGAAGCCGCGCTTGGCAACCATCTCACCGGCCTCTACCACGCTGGTGCGCCGCGCGCGTTGTCGCTGTTTGAGATCGCGCAAGTGATCAACCGCGTCGGCGGCTACGACCCGAGCCTGTTACACGGCTGCCTGCGCCATCAAGCCGGCCCCATCCCGCCGCGCGCCGGCGACGTCACGATGAACTCCAGCAAACTCGCCAACGTCCTCGGCTACGAACCGTTCCACCCCTGGCCCCACGACGAACACCTCACGCCCACCCACCGCGAATGGCACCACGACCGCGGAGGCGGCATCGACGGATCAAAGGACCTACTGTCAAAAGTCCTCTACCAAAACCAGCTTAGAAGAAACGCGGCCATGACGATTTGAACCGCGGAGACCCAGAGTCGCGAAGGAGGAATTTACCCGCGAAACACGCGAAATAATTCCAGTGGGAGACTCACCAGGAACCCGCTTCCAACACGTCCCTTTTTCGCGTTATTTCGCGTGTTTCGCGGGCAAATCCTCTCTGCGTCTCCGCGTCTCCGCGGTTCAAACATCGTCGGTCGTCCATTTCCCCGCGACCCGTCGCCACATCGTGCCGTTCGGGTTTTTGTTGCGCAGCGCCAGCGGCAACCGGTGTTCGCGGACGTTGTCGTAGCACTGCAGCGCCGCGAAACGTACAAGCGATGCGGGAATGCCCACCGCGGTGAATCCTGGATGTCCGGTCGCTGGGTACGGTCCGCCGTGTTGCATGGCGGGCGAAACGGCCACGCCGGTCGGCATCTTGTCATTCAGCAGCCGTCCGACCTTTTCCCGCATAATCGGCGCGAGCGCGGCATAGCCAGCGTCGTCCCCGCCTTGCGTGTCGGAATAAATCGAGCCGGTGAGATTGCCTTCCAGCGTTTTCAGAATCGCCTCGGCTTCCCGGACGTCGCTGGCCAATACCAAGAGCGAAGCATTCCCGAAGGCCTCGGTTTGAAACGTATGCGCATCGGCCAAGAACTTGACGCCATCGACGCGCAGCAGCGTATTTGAGTAGCGGTAACCTGCGCCTTCGGCCGGCTTAGCGCCGGTAAGCGCATTCGCCCCCGCCTTCACCACCTTGGCGACATTCGCCGCTAAACCGTCTCGCACACCAGCGGATAACAACGTGCCAACGGGCGCCTGCGCGAATTTCTCCGCCATTG
The sequence above is drawn from the Planctomycetia bacterium genome and encodes:
- the miaB gene encoding tRNA (N6-isopentenyl adenosine(37)-C2)-methylthiotransferase MiaB; this encodes MGKRLYIETVGCQMNMLDSELVVASLRKVGYELVDSPRLADTILFNTCSVRQHAEDKIYSALGRLKHAKQQHPGKIIGVLGCMAQKDQKLIFDRAPFVDLVVGPGQLHQIPALLEEIAAGSGQRMEVSLDRTRGSRREVEESFESYDPLRDPQMRPTPYQAFVRIMIGCDKFCTYCIVPKVRGPEQSRSPRQIEMEVRRLADEGCREITLLGQTVNSYRYLEDGRMHRLCDLIERLHDVAGIDRIKFVTNYPKDMTDDLLQVVRDLPKCSHYLHVPVQSGSNPVLKRMKRGYTVEEYREMLARVRSTIPDSAVTSDFIVGFCGETDEDFQLTVDLLQEGRFKNSFIFKYSERPGTKGAELFADDVPEDVKKHRNHVLLELQSQISEEDNQHFLGRTETVLVEGPSKASQKHESDGPILQLTGRTNCDRIVVFEGNRRQIGQFLPVAIYDANAFTLFGAVVTEEVGPEVYGISLRS
- the glnE gene encoding bifunctional [glutamate--ammonia ligase]-adenylyl-L-tyrosine phosphorylase/[glutamate--ammonia-ligase] adenylyltransferase; translation: MQIEAIHRYLDHPTEAAGWFHSLGLHDAGRAHWNFVHMATAGVTLDLLADIAGQLEQHLPGLSDPDMALNNLDKFVCASLNPLSTVALFERDREALPTLLQMLSTSQHFSDLLIVDSAAYDLLRITEGMPVRRETLVEELAAEVTALAGDDEAVMLTLRRFKRRESLRIAYGDIVRGQTLESVTAQISHLADAIVEGAVRAARKKLVIKWGVPRTEYGAPARFVVLAMGKLGGVELNYSSDIDLIFLYDQAGKTDGDRAMTNQEFFDRLAREVMRSLTEMTGQGIAYRVDLRLRPEGERGPMVSSLESALHYYDILGRTWERQAYVKARAAAGDLGLGAEFLGRLDPWIYRRYLGLADIAGIKALKRRIEQRAIRERADLRNVKTGHGGIRDIEFAIQFLQLLNGGDLPELRTGNTLQAIARLEEVGCLTHQERMLLEDNYGFLRKIEHRLQIMFDLQTHLLPEAAHELRKLAIRMGYKDKPEQSALAAFEADYKTRTAVNRRILDHLLHDAFGDDAEAEPEVDLVLDPAPAPERIAQVLSKYGFKDVEPAYRNLNALATERIRFLSTRRCRHFLASISPALLRAIAATPDPDSTLVNLEKVSDSLGGKGVLWELFSFNPPTLKLYVELCASSSFLSGMLISNPGMIDELMDSLVLNKLPKLESLRRALAELTRAAEDLDPILHSFKSSQQLRVGVRDILGKDDIQTTTGVLSDIAQACLEQITEIEYAGLAAKYGEPTISEGPRAGERAELVIAALGKFGGRELNYHSDLDIVFLFEADGQTAHPKRSKRTDTTSNQHFFGELGQRIIKVANRLGPYGRLYEIDPRLRPTGKSGALATTFGEFARYYASGDGQFWERQALCRARVVYGEAKASRHAQQLIEAAAFEHEWNDSLVMSIRGMRKRLEEAAPAGNLKRGRGGIVDIEFLVQMLQLRHGSENIAVRTANTLDALRACTEQDILSSEDGSFFAESYRFLRTVEARLRLMHSTSRNDLPTDATELLKLARLVGCGDAEQLHARCQQMMDETRRRFDAIFDQAANR
- the fmt gene encoding methionyl-tRNA formyltransferase; this translates as MRVVVMGTGPFAVPMLRAMYESAHEVVALVTQPTRPSHRRGGDPPNPMRVLATEHGTPVLDPESVNAPEARAAVAALQPELLLVADYGQILAPETLAAAPRGGINLHASLLPKYRGAAPINWAIYHGEQITGVTLIHMTPGLDAGPCLAQATATIGPEDTAADVEPRLAQLGATLVRKVVDRMAAGEALPGIAQNSAEATRARRLLKTDGAIDWSRKASELKNQVRALEPWPKTYTYWHRAGGPPMRLILGHVQAVTTVRFDVPPGTVVVAQSGGIIPVRPDLEVEIPIRLPRSEGELVIATGDRGLSILSLQPAGKRLMLVDEFLRGHGVQIGDRFGPELGGVSG
- a CDS encoding sugar nucleotide-binding protein yields the protein MASLAHYHRPERLNIGARVKLGEDRLPLLLTGIAGVAGYNALHYFRARYPGQVIGIRQRDNWRLVGEGVEVCNAEDEAGLRELFQRYKFRAVLDCAGNCALKSCELDPEMAWRINVEGVRDLIKLTVDAEIRFVHLSIDLVYSGTKSGWHVETDATDPVTEYGKTMVAAEDLILETDPAACVLRISLPMGVSFNGHAGAIDWIQSRFKKHRPATLYYDELRTPTYTDCLNELCEAALGNHLTGLYHAGAPRALSLFEIAQVINRVGGYDPSLLHGCLRHQAGPIPPRAGDVTMNSSKLANVLGYEPFHPWPHDEHLTPTHREWHHDRGGGIDGSKDLLSKVLYQNQLRRNAAMTI